One window of the Silurus meridionalis isolate SWU-2019-XX chromosome 24, ASM1480568v1, whole genome shotgun sequence genome contains the following:
- the LOC124378666 gene encoding serine protease 23-like yields MASMLYPLLFLLLPLLHVQSSSHQKPQWPLQRVPVVLPQQIEERPPPHFIGPAHLEVTSSCGPECHKKAPAPSYWDLRRFLSYETLHSNGQLTETVVGIYGFNPNTLQTPATEQGRSRAKRQIFGYDGRFSIVGHDFLLNYPFSAAVKLSTGCSGTLVGNQHVLTAAHCIHDGKNYVKGTQRLRVGFLKSRQKDALSNNSTNNKMKFQWIRVKRTHVPKGWIKGNANDIGMDYDYALLELKKAHKRKHMKLGVSPSAKQLPGKRVQFSGFDNDRPGQLVYRFCKAGDETYDLLYQHCDAQPGASGSGVYARMWDRRRRRWERKVIGIFSGHQWVDLNGAAQEFNVAVRITPLKYAQICYWIKGNYVDCREG; encoded by the coding sequence GCGTCCATGCTTTATCCTCTCCTGTTCCTTCTGCTTCCCTTACTTCATGTTCAGTCAAGCTCCCATCAGAAGCCCCAGTGGCCTTTGCAGCGTGTACCAGTAGTCCTTCCTCAACAGATTGAGGAGCGTCCTCCCCCTCATTTTATCGGCCCAGCTCATCTGGAAGTGACCTCTTCCTGCGGTCCAGAATGTCACAAAAAAGCCCCAGCACCGAGCTACTGGGACCTGCGGCGCTTCCTGTCCTACGAGACTCTCCACTCAAATGGCCAGCTGACTGAGACAGTTGTGGGAATCTACGGCTTCAACCCGAACACACTACAGACTCCTGCAACTGAGCAGGGACGTTCCAGGGCCAAGCGCCAGATCTTTGGCTACGATGGTCGCTTTAGCATTGTGGGACACGACTTCCTCCTGAACTACCCATTTTCAGCTGCTGTAAAGCTGTCCACCGGGTGCTCCGGCACACTAGTGGGTAACCAGCATGTCCTTACTGCAGCCCATTGCATCCACGATGGAAAGAACTACGTCAAAGGTACGCAAAGGTTGCGCGTCGGGTTTCTGAAGTCACGGCAAAAGGACGCGCTGTCCAATAACAGCACTAACAACAAGATGAAGTTCCAGTGGATCAGAGTCAAGCGTACGCACGTGCCCAAGGGCTGGATAAAGGGCAATGCTAATGACATTGGCATGGACTACGACTACGCTCTCTTGGAACTCAAGAAGGCTCACAAGCGCAAACACATGAAGCTTGGAGTCAGTCCTTCTGCCAAGCAACTGCCCGGCAAGCGCGTGCAATTCTCTGGCTTTGACAACGATCGACCGGGCCAGCTTGTCTACCGATTCTGTAAAGCTGGGGATGAAACCTATGACCTCCTGTATCAGCATTGCGATGCTCAGCCTGGTGCTAGCGGCTCTGGCGTTTATGCACGGATGTGGGATCGCCGGCGCCGCCGCTGGGAACGAAAGGTGATCGGGATCTTTTCGGGACACCAGTGGGTGGATCTCAACGGTGCTGCCCAGGAGTTTAACGTAGCAGTGCGCATCACTCCTCTGAAATATGCCCAGATCTGCTACTGGATCAAAGGGAACTATGTGGACTGCAGAGAAGGCTAA